In a genomic window of Paracoccaceae bacterium:
- the queG gene encoding tRNA epoxyqueuosine(34) reductase QueG produces the protein MTSALKTRLVDQALAEGFVACRICRPDAVPEVPARLEAFVAAGYHGQMSWLAERMAWRGNPAALWPEARSVIMLAESYTPEHDPLEVLGHPERAAISVYAQGRDYHDVVKKRLKRVARWLIAETGDATQVKVFVDTAPVPEKALGAAAGLGWQGKHTNLVSRDWGNWAFLGAIFTTLELAPDAAEVDHCGSCRSCLDICPTEAFVAPYQLDARKCVSYLTIEHKGVVPENIRKRMGNRIYGCDDCLAICPWNKFAETARDIRLLARPELKDARLAELAQLDDAAFRALFSGSPIKRIGRDRFVRNVLYAIGNSGLPDLRDVAMRLSEDPDPVVADAARWAVAQLDVT, from the coding sequence ATGACGTCCGCGCTCAAGACACGGCTGGTTGATCAGGCATTGGCGGAGGGGTTTGTGGCCTGTCGGATTTGCCGCCCTGATGCAGTGCCTGAGGTGCCCGCGCGGTTAGAGGCCTTTGTCGCGGCGGGCTATCACGGGCAGATGAGTTGGTTGGCGGAACGCATGGCATGGCGTGGCAATCCCGCAGCGCTTTGGCCGGAGGCGCGTTCGGTGATCATGTTGGCCGAAAGCTATACGCCCGAGCATGATCCGCTGGAGGTTTTGGGTCATCCTGAGCGCGCCGCGATTTCGGTTTATGCGCAGGGGCGCGATTATCATGATGTGGTGAAAAAGCGGTTGAAACGGGTGGCGCGCTGGCTGATTGCCGAGACGGGGGACGCCACGCAGGTCAAGGTGTTTGTGGACACGGCCCCGGTGCCGGAAAAGGCACTGGGGGCTGCGGCCGGCCTCGGCTGGCAGGGCAAACACACCAATCTTGTGAGCCGGGATTGGGGCAACTGGGCATTTCTGGGCGCGATTTTCACAACGCTTGAATTGGCCCCGGATGCTGCAGAGGTTGATCATTGCGGATCATGCCGTTCCTGTCTGGATATCTGTCCGACAGAGGCATTTGTCGCACCTTATCAATTAGATGCGCGTAAATGCGTTTCCTATCTGACGATTGAGCACAAAGGTGTGGTTCCGGAAAACATACGCAAACGTATGGGAAATCGCATCTATGGGTGTGATGATTGCCTCGCAATTTGCCCGTGGAATAAGTTCGCCGAAACGGCGCGCGACATCCGATTGCTTGCGCGACCGGAACTCAAAGATGCGCGGCTGGCTGAATTGGCGCAATTGGATGATGCTGCGTTCCGCGCGTTGTTTTCTGGCTCCCCGATCAAGCGCATCGGGCGAGACAGGTTCGTGCGCAACGTGCTTTATGCGATTGGCAATTCTGGTCTGCCCGATCTGCGCGATGTTGCGATGCGTTTGAGTGAGGATCCGGACCCGGTCGTGGCGGATGCCGCGCGTTGGGCCGTGGCGCAATTGGATGTGACATGA
- a CDS encoding glutathione S-transferase family protein, giving the protein MARLFHVPLSPFCRKVRLSLAEKKIEVELVEERYWEEDADFLRRNPAGKVPVLKLDGIMMAESSSICEYIEETRPDPALMPSDPIAKQEVRRLVSWFDDKFHHEVTSKLLYERVNKKVMSKGYPDSGNVKAGAKAIKYHLDYMTWLLDHRRWLAGDNMTLADFAAAAHLSALDYISDVDWNRSDVVKDWYAKIKSRPAFRSILADQVSGFPPPRHYNDLDF; this is encoded by the coding sequence ATGGCGCGCCTGTTTCATGTCCCTCTATCGCCGTTTTGTCGCAAGGTGCGCCTGAGCCTTGCGGAAAAGAAGATTGAGGTCGAACTCGTCGAGGAACGTTATTGGGAAGAGGACGCCGATTTCCTGCGCCGCAATCCGGCGGGCAAGGTGCCAGTGCTTAAGCTCGACGGGATCATGATGGCCGAGAGCAGTTCGATTTGTGAATACATCGAAGAAACCCGCCCGGACCCGGCCTTGATGCCAAGCGATCCGATTGCCAAGCAGGAAGTGCGCCGTCTGGTGAGTTGGTTTGATGATAAATTCCACCATGAGGTGACGTCCAAGCTGCTCTATGAGCGGGTCAACAAGAAGGTCATGAGCAAGGGTTATCCCGACAGTGGCAACGTCAAGGCCGGGGCCAAGGCGATCAAATATCACCTTGATTACATGACATGGTTGCTGGACCACCGCCGCTGGTTGGCGGGGGACAATATGACATTGGCTGATTTCGCTGCCGCTGCGCATCTGAGTGCGCTGGATTATATTTCCGACGTGGATTGGAACCGTTCGGATGTGGTCAAGGACTGGTACGCCAAGATCAAGTCGCGCCCGGCCTTCCGGTCGATTTTGGCCGATCAGGTGTCGGGGTTTCCACCGCCGCGGCATTATAATGACCTCGATTTTTGA
- the mtgA gene encoding monofunctional biosynthetic peptidoglycan transglycosylase, translated as MRRYLLRGMLAVVAIVLVLIALGAVLNPPTTPYMAAQSRQLGGVSQEWVAMEAIAPVMARAVVAAEDANFCNHWGFDLPAIKQAIAEGSNRGASTLSQQVVKNVYLWHGRNYTRKALEAILTPVMEAIWSKRRIVEVYLNVAEFDTGVFGVKAAAQHYFGVSPDQLSDLQAARLAAILPDPKGRSASRPSDFVRKRTRAILSGAATISKDGRSRCFES; from the coding sequence ATGCGGCGCTATCTGCTGCGCGGGATGTTGGCCGTGGTGGCTATCGTGCTTGTTTTGATCGCCTTGGGGGCGGTGCTGAACCCGCCGACCACGCCCTATATGGCCGCTCAATCGCGCCAATTGGGCGGTGTGTCTCAGGAGTGGGTCGCAATGGAAGCGATTGCCCCGGTCATGGCGCGTGCCGTTGTGGCCGCAGAGGACGCAAATTTCTGCAATCATTGGGGTTTTGATCTGCCTGCAATCAAACAGGCCATCGCCGAGGGCAGCAACCGGGGGGCCTCCACCCTCAGCCAGCAGGTGGTGAAAAACGTCTATCTCTGGCATGGGCGCAATTACACGCGCAAGGCGCTGGAGGCCATCTTGACCCCGGTGATGGAGGCGATCTGGTCCAAGCGGCGGATTGTCGAGGTTTATCTGAACGTGGCCGAATTCGACACAGGCGTTTTTGGCGTGAAGGCCGCGGCGCAGCATTATTTCGGCGTCTCCCCCGATCAGCTGTCCGATCTTCAGGCCGCGCGTCTGGCGGCGATTTTGCCTGACCCCAAAGGGCGCTCTGCAAGTCGCCCGTCTGATTTTGTGCGCAAACGCACCCGCGCCATTCTGTCCGGGGCAGCAACAATCAGCAAAGATGGTCGATCGAGATGTTTCGAGAGTTGA